The window AGCGGGAAATCCCCGTTCTCGGTGTCGACGGTAACGCACTTCGCACGAGCAACCGCAGGTGAGGGGCACTACGCGTAGGAGTGCAGTCCGGCTATCACCAGGTTGATGAAGAACAGGTTGAACACGACCATCGCGAAGCCGACCGAGTTGATGACCGCGGCCCGCTTTCCACGCCAGCCCGCGGTAGCCCGCGAGTGCAGATACCCCGCGTAGACGACCCACGCGACGAACGCGACGGTCTCCTTCGGGTCCCATCCCCAGAACCGGCCCCAGGCCGCCTCGGCCCAGATCGCGCCGCAGATGATGCCGAAGGTGTAGATCGGGAACGCGAAGATCGTGGTGCGGTACGCGAGGCGGTCGAGGATGTCCGCGTCCGGCAGCTTCGGCCCGAAACGGGTGAACTTCGCCGGGTTCGCGTCGTGACTCGCCTTGACCAAGTACAGCAGGCTGACCACGCCGGGGACTAGGAACAGGCCGCTGGACAGGATGGCCGCGGAGACGTGGATGACCAGCCAGTACGACCGCAGCGCCGGCTGCACGGGGGCGGCCTCGGTGTAGAGCACCGTGCCGCCGAGGAACATCAGGATCACGATGGGCGTGAGCACGAAGACACCGAGCCTGCGCACCTCGAACTTGCGCATCAGCACCAGCCAGCTCACCACCGCGACCAGGGTGACGGCCATGCCGTACTCGTACATGTTGCCCCAGGGGGCGCGGCCGGTCGCGACTCCGCGCAGGACCAGCGCCGAGAGGTGCAGCGCCGCGCCCAGGACGGTCAGGGCGACGGCCATCCGGCCGAACCGGTCGGGCCTGCTCCGCGCGGGGGCTTCCTCGATCAGTCCGTAGGCCGGCGCACCCGCGCCGACCAGCGCCTGCTCGGACTTCTTCGCCGCGCGGTTGAACGCCTGCTCGACGGCGTAGCAGACCATCGCGATGACGTAGACCAGCGTCGCGGCGCCGAACGTCCAGTCGCTGTAGGTCGACA is drawn from Actinokineospora alba and contains these coding sequences:
- the ccsB gene encoding c-type cytochrome biogenesis protein CcsB; the encoded protein is MPVNDTLSTYSDWTFGAATLVYVIAMVCYAVEQAFNRAAKKSEQALVGAGAPAYGLIEEAPARSRPDRFGRMAVALTVLGAALHLSALVLRGVATGRAPWGNMYEYGMAVTLVAVVSWLVLMRKFEVRRLGVFVLTPIVILMFLGGTVLYTEAAPVQPALRSYWLVIHVSAAILSSGLFLVPGVVSLLYLVKASHDANPAKFTRFGPKLPDADILDRLAYRTTIFAFPIYTFGIICGAIWAEAAWGRFWGWDPKETVAFVAWVVYAGYLHSRATAGWRGKRAAVINSVGFAMVVFNLFFINLVIAGLHSYA